One genomic segment of Hordeum vulgare subsp. vulgare chromosome 2H, MorexV3_pseudomolecules_assembly, whole genome shotgun sequence includes these proteins:
- the LOC123427676 gene encoding glycosyltransferase BC10-like isoform X1 encodes MKAAPLPRQRAASPRRRLWALAVAAIVSVVVVWAYHYPPQHYASPVSIWLPVEPDRELTDDERASRVVFGHMLSTPPVRSRRSKIAFMFLTPGNLPFEKLWEKFFEGHEGRYTIYVHASREKPEHVSRLFMGRDIHSDKVQWGQISMVDAERRLLANALQDIDNQHFVLLSDSCVPLHNFDYVYDYLMGTNLSFIDSFYDPGPHGNFRYSQNMLPEVRESDFRKGSQWFSVKRQHALLTIADSLYYAKFKLYCKPGMEGGRNCYADEHYMPTLFNMMDPNGIANWSVTHVDWSEGKWHPKAYRAQDVTYALLKNITSVDMSHHVTSDSKRVVTQNPCLWNGVKKPCYLFARKFYPESMNNLINICTFGRTLDLLANWWI; translated from the exons ATGAAGGCCGCGCCGCTGCCCCGCCAGAGAGCAGCTTCTCCGAGGCGGCGCCTGTGGGCGCTCGCCGTCGCGGCCATCGTCTCCGTCGTGGTGGTCTGGGCCTACCACTACCCGCCCCAGCATTACGCCTCCCCCGTCAGCATCTGGCTCCCGGTCGAGCCCGACAGGGAGCTGACCGACGACGAGCGGGCCTCCCGCGTTGTCTTCGGCCACATGCTCTCCACGCCGCCTGTCCGGTCCAGGCGGTCCAAGATTGCCTTCATGTTCCTCACCCCGGGCAACTTGCCGTTTGAAAAGCTATGGGAGAAATTCTTCGAG GGCCACGAGGGAAGATATACCATATATGTTCATGCCTCAAGGGAGAAGCCAGAACATGTCAGTCGCTTATTTATGGGCCGAGATATACACAGCGACAAG GTACAGTGGGGTCAGATTTCTATGGTTGATGCTGAGAGGAGGTTGTTGGCGAATGCTCTACAAGACATTGACAACCAGCATTTTGTGTTGCTTTCTGACAG CTGCGTACCTTTGCACAATTTTGACTACGTGTATGACTACCTGATGGGAACAAATCTCAGTTTTATTGACTC CTTCTATGATCCTGGACCACACGGAAATTTTAGATATTCGCAAAATATGTTACCCGAGGTTAGAGAGTCTGACTTTAGGAAGGGTTCACAG TGGTTCTCAGTCAAGCGGCAACATGCATTGTTGACAATCGCGGACAGTCTTTACTATGCAAAGTTCAAGCTTTATTGTAAG CCAGGAATGGAAGGTGGACGCAATTGCTATGCCGATGAGCATTATATGCCAACACTATTCAAT ATGATGGATCCAAATGGAATAGCGAATTGGTCGGTAACTCACGTTGACTGGTCGGAAGGGAAGTGGCATCCAAAAGCTTATCGAGCGCAGGATGTCACTTATGCGCTCCTGAAGAATATAACT TCAGTTGACATGAGCCACCATGTTACAAGCGATAGCAag AGAGTGGTTACACAGAACCCTTGCCTATGGAATGGAGTGAAGAAACCATGCTACCTGTTCGCAAGGAAGTTCTACCCTGAGTCCATGAACAATCTCAT AAACATCTGTACATTTGGAAGGACATTAGATCTATTGGCAAATTGGTGGATATAG
- the LOC123427676 gene encoding glycosyltransferase BC10-like isoform X2 — protein MKAAPLPRQRAASPRRRLWALAVAAIVSVVVVWAYHYPPQHYASPVSIWLPVEPDRELTDDERASRVVFGHMLSTPPVRSRRSKIAFMFLTPGNLPFEKLWEKFFEGHEGRYTIYVHASREKPEHVSRLFMGRDIHSDKVQWGQISMVDAERRLLANALQDIDNQHFVLLSDSCVPLHNFDYVYDYLMGTNLSFIDSFYDPGPHGNFRYSQNMLPEVRESDFRKGSQWFSVKRQHALLTIADSLYYAKFKLYCKPGMEGGRNCYADEHYMPTLFNMMDPNGIANWSVTHVDWSEGKWHPKAYRAQDVTYALLKNITSVDMSHHVTSDSKRVVTQNPCLWNGVKKPCYLFARKFYPESMNNLMYLFSNYTLF, from the exons ATGAAGGCCGCGCCGCTGCCCCGCCAGAGAGCAGCTTCTCCGAGGCGGCGCCTGTGGGCGCTCGCCGTCGCGGCCATCGTCTCCGTCGTGGTGGTCTGGGCCTACCACTACCCGCCCCAGCATTACGCCTCCCCCGTCAGCATCTGGCTCCCGGTCGAGCCCGACAGGGAGCTGACCGACGACGAGCGGGCCTCCCGCGTTGTCTTCGGCCACATGCTCTCCACGCCGCCTGTCCGGTCCAGGCGGTCCAAGATTGCCTTCATGTTCCTCACCCCGGGCAACTTGCCGTTTGAAAAGCTATGGGAGAAATTCTTCGAG GGCCACGAGGGAAGATATACCATATATGTTCATGCCTCAAGGGAGAAGCCAGAACATGTCAGTCGCTTATTTATGGGCCGAGATATACACAGCGACAAG GTACAGTGGGGTCAGATTTCTATGGTTGATGCTGAGAGGAGGTTGTTGGCGAATGCTCTACAAGACATTGACAACCAGCATTTTGTGTTGCTTTCTGACAG CTGCGTACCTTTGCACAATTTTGACTACGTGTATGACTACCTGATGGGAACAAATCTCAGTTTTATTGACTC CTTCTATGATCCTGGACCACACGGAAATTTTAGATATTCGCAAAATATGTTACCCGAGGTTAGAGAGTCTGACTTTAGGAAGGGTTCACAG TGGTTCTCAGTCAAGCGGCAACATGCATTGTTGACAATCGCGGACAGTCTTTACTATGCAAAGTTCAAGCTTTATTGTAAG CCAGGAATGGAAGGTGGACGCAATTGCTATGCCGATGAGCATTATATGCCAACACTATTCAAT ATGATGGATCCAAATGGAATAGCGAATTGGTCGGTAACTCACGTTGACTGGTCGGAAGGGAAGTGGCATCCAAAAGCTTATCGAGCGCAGGATGTCACTTATGCGCTCCTGAAGAATATAACT TCAGTTGACATGAGCCACCATGTTACAAGCGATAGCAag AGAGTGGTTACACAGAACCCTTGCCTATGGAATGGAGTGAAGAAACCATGCTACCTGTTCGCAAGGAAGTTCTACCCTGAGTCCATGAACAATCTCATGTACTTATTCTCGAATTACACCCTCTTTTGA
- the LOC123427675 gene encoding uncharacterized protein LOC123427675 encodes MAKSGARKEAAQDRPSATSPPPQHFPGATASSYASRSAQLLFYPGAPTRSSASPSTPAHLYPPPMESSSANPTWRPMYTSAPEGLLSFGQLPPMNLYNFQPQTMHHHEQGHQNMENLHFVGASPHDPFSTPPPPPHS; translated from the exons ATGGCCAAGTCCGGTGCCCGTAAGGAGGCCGCGCAAGACCGGCCATCGGctacctcgccgccgccgcaacACTTCCCCGGCGCCACGGCAAGCTCGTACGCCAGCCGCTCTGCACAGCTTCTCTTCTACCCCGGCGCCCCGACAAGATCCTCGGCCAGCCCCTCGACGCCGGCACACTTGTACCCGCCTCCTATGGAATCCTCCTCAGCCAACCCTACATG GAGGCCGATGTATACCTCTGCACCTGAAGGCCTACTAAGTTTTGGACAATTACCGCCCATGAATCTTTATAATTTTCAACCTCAGACAATGCACCATCATGAACAGGGACACCAAAATATGGAGAATTTGCACTTTGTTGGTGCTTCCCCACATGATCCCTTTTcaacaccaccgccaccaccgcaCTCTTGA
- the LOC123430747 gene encoding uncharacterized protein LOC123430747, with amino-acid sequence MLDRSAGGMGGDRRALSLTIAGAILLCSCFARVRCGDEHEQEQEIQRLRSKVASLEDEVGWRKDETSQLESVVRERTAQIAALVGGLEAMQVRNVADDESVVKASTNSAMIEKQIERLGSDLEDQVKKGELLEARASEAEKSLLELGQKLDRVEKINAEQRKKIEELEQDLQHSRGKLSEMQRQAKLKARELANVHGMWLPYWFASRSVHCQELASAKWHLHGKPVLDALMEKVAETLAHAQALVEPHLQATKNKLVPVAKVHFNSLKSSTKPYVSSVAARITTAYRACEDAIQPCVVKSQEFADHYWQECRKFSGPHVARITAASEPHLSALEPYTRPVKSVWRQLVMATSMYHTQVQKGISGFMEGSELLDPLSARRLAWWMATALFGLPMLYTYKICSATVRKKIQAARPERRRQIF; translated from the exons atgcttGATCGGTCTGCGGGAGGCATGGGAGGGGATCGCCGGGCTCTGAGCCTGACGATCGCCGGCGCGATCCTCCTCTGCTCGTGCTTCGCTCGGGTGCGGTGCGGCGACGAGCATGAGCAGGAGCAGGAGATTCAGAGGCTCAGGTCCAAGGTCGCGTCGCTGG AGGACGAGGTCGGCTGGAGGAAGGACGAGACCTCGCAGCTCGAGAGCGTCGTCAGGGAGAGGACGGCGCAGATCGCGGCGCTGGTCGGCGGGCTAGAAGCTATGCAGGTGAGGAATGTGGCCGACGATGAATCTGTGGTGAAGGCGAGCACCAACAGTGCCATGATCGAGAAGCAG ATTGAGAGGCTGGGCAGTGATTTGGAAGACCAGGTTAAGAAAGGGGAGCTGTTGGAAGCCCGGGCCAGCGAAGCAGAGAAAAGCCTGCTTGAGCTCGGTCAGAAGTTGGATCGC GTTGAGAAGATAAACGCTGAGCAGAGGAAGAAAATCGAGGAGCTCGAACAGGATCTTCAGCATTCAAGG GGTAAACTGTCTGAAATGCAAAGACAAGCAAAACTGAAGGCTCGAGAGTTGGCAAAT GTTCATGGCATGTGGCTTCCGTATTGGTTCGCATCGCGCTCTGTACATTGCCAG GAACTAGCATCTGCCAAATGGCATCTCCATGGGAAGCCTGTGCTTGATGCTCTGATGGAGAAG GTTGCTGAGACGCTGGCACATGCACAAGCACTGGTGGAACCACATTTGCAGGCAACAAAAAAT AAGCTGGTGCCTGTTGCCAAAGTTCATTTCAACTCACTGAAGAGCAGCACAAAGCCATACGTGTCGTCGGTAGCTGCCAGGATCACCACAGCCTACAGAGCTTGCGAGGATGCCATCCAACCATGCGTGGTTAAGTCTCAAGAGTTTGCAGATCACTACTGGCAG GAATGCAGGAAGTTCTCCGGGCCACACGTCGCGCGGATCACTGCAGCGTCTGAACCTCACCTTTCGGCCCTCGAGCCTTACACGAGGCCTGTCAAGTCTGTTTGGAGGCAGCTCGTTATGGCGACGAGCATGTACCATACTCAG GTTCAGAAAGGAATCAGTGGCTTCATGGAGGGCAGCGAGCTGCTGGACCCACTTTCAGCTCGTAGATTGGCGTGGTGGATG GCGACCGCCTTGTTCGGGCTGCCGATGTTGTACACCTACAAGATCTGCTCAGCCACCGTCCG CAAGAAAATTCAGGCGGCGAGACCTGAGAGGCGGAGGCAGATCTTCTAA